The Brevundimonas vesicularis genome includes the window TGCATCTCAAGGTGCCCGTCGGCACCCAGGTGCTTGATGAGGACAAGGAAACGGTCCTGCTGGACATGGACACGCCCGGCAAGATGGAGCTGCTGCTGAAGGGCGGCAACGGCGGCTGGGGCAATGTGCGCTTCAAGGGGCCGACCAACCAGGCGCCGACCTACGCCAATCCTGGTCAGGACGGTCAGGAGCGCTGGATCTGGCTGCGGCTGAAGCTGATCGCCGACATCGGTCTGGCGGGCCTGCCCAATGCCGGAAAGTCGACCTTTCTGTCGGCCGCCAGCGCCGCCAAGCCCAAGATCGCCGACTATCCCTTCACCACCCTGGCGCCGAACCTGGGGATGGTGGACCTGTCCCCGTCCGAGCGGTTCGTCATCGCCGACATTCCCGGCCTGATCGAGGGCGCCAGCGAGGGCGCGGGCCTGGGCACGCGGTTTCTGGGTCACGTCGAACGCTCGGCCAGCCTGATTCACCTGATCGACGGCACCCAGGACGATGTCGTCGAGGCCTACCGCATCATTCGGGGCGAACTGGAAGCCTATGGCGAGGGTCTGGCGGACAAGGCCGAGATCCTGGCCCTGAACAAGATCGACGCCCTGACGCCCGAGGCGCGCGAGGAGAAGGCCGCCGAGCTGGAGGCCGTCGCCGGTCGCCGTCCCATGCTGGTGTCCGGGGTGTCGGGCGAGGGCGTGTCCGCCCTGCTGCGCGCCGCCTGGGCCGAGGTGAAGAAGACGCGCGGCGCCCTGGCCGGCGATGGCGACGCGGATCAGATCAGCGGCTGGCAGCCCTGATCAGGCCTCCGCTGCGGGCTCCGGTTTGGGTTTGCGACGGGTCGATTTCGGCTCGTCGGTCGTCTTGCCCTCGTTGGCATAGGGCTCGCCGTCGCCCGACAGCAGGATCGCCATCCAGCGCGAGCCCTTGAACTCGGCCAAGATCGCCATGGCCATGACCGCCAGCGGCGTCGAAAGGAACATGCCGACCACGCCCCACAGCTTGCCCCAGAAGGCCAGAGCCAGCAGCACCACGACCGGGTCGATGTTCTGGTTGTCGCCCTGCATGCGCGGCTGGATGAAGTTGCCGACGACGAACAGGATGACCTGCAACCCAACCAGCAGGATGGCGGCGGGCCAGTAACTTTCGAACTGGACCAGGGCGAACAGCGGCGGGGCCAGACCGGCCACCGCCCCGCCCAGCACGGGGATGAAGCCGACGATGAAGATGACGAAGGTCCAGAACTCGGCGTT containing:
- the obgE gene encoding GTPase ObgE is translated as MKFLDQAKIYIRSGNGGAGSVSFRREKFIPNGGPDGGDGGKGGDVWIEAVDGLNTLIDYRYQQHFKAQTGHHGQGRQMHGGKGEDVHLKVPVGTQVLDEDKETVLLDMDTPGKMELLLKGGNGGWGNVRFKGPTNQAPTYANPGQDGQERWIWLRLKLIADIGLAGLPNAGKSTFLSAASAAKPKIADYPFTTLAPNLGMVDLSPSERFVIADIPGLIEGASEGAGLGTRFLGHVERSASLIHLIDGTQDDVVEAYRIIRGELEAYGEGLADKAEILALNKIDALTPEAREEKAAELEAVAGRRPMLVSGVSGEGVSALLRAAWAEVKKTRGALAGDGDADQISGWQP